GGCGCTGCGACAACGCGGTCTGCACGCGCGCCGGCTGTCCTGGGACAACCCCGATACCTGCCACGCGGACTTGGTCATCCTGCGTGGTGCTCGCGATTACGCCGCGCGGCTCGAGGAGTTTCTGGCCTGGACCACCCGCGTCAAGAATCTGCTGAATGCGCCGAGCGTCGTCGCCTGGAATCTCGGCGCGCAATACCTGCGCGACCTCGAGAGTGCCGGTGTGCCAACGCTGTCCGATGGGCCGCCGCGCCATCCGGTGGCGTTGATCTTTTTCGGTGGTCAGCGTTCGCACGCATTCACTGACAGCCGCCAGGACGAGCCCGACTTCGAGGTGTGGGACGTGGGTTACGCGGCTATCGCGGCGGCCGCCGAACGCGCCGGAGTCGGCCCGGGCGAACTGCTGTATGCCCGGGTCGACGTGAATGGGAAACGGGTCGCGGGGCTCGATCTCGTCGCGCCGTCGTTGGGCTGGCGGCGGCTGGATGCCGACACCCGCGGCCTGGCCCAGCGCGAGTTCGCGCTGGCCGTGGAGTCAGCCTGCGAGCGGCTCGGGCTTGGCCCGTTCTCGCATCGACGCCCATAGCGCCGCGGTCGCGGCCGTGCATGCCGCGGCGCCGGCGACATGCACGGCGACCAGGGCGGCGGGTACACCGGTGAAGTACTGCGTGGTGCCGACCGCGGCTTGCGCGCACAGCAGGCCCAGCAGCACGCCCAGCCGCACGACGATCGCCCGCGTCGCACCGACGGCCAACAGTCCGAAGCCCAAACCGACCGTCAGCGCGAGATAGGCCACCAGCAGCGACGAATGCATGTGCACCAGCGTGGTGATCTCGACTTTCAGCCGCGGCACCGTCCTGCTTGGGCTCCGGTCGCCCGCATGCGGGCCGGCCGCGGTGACCAGCGTGCCGGTGACCAGCACCACCGCCAGGTTCATCCCGGTCAGCGCGGTGAGCAGGCGCAGTGGCTTGGCCACCCGCTCGTGCACCACTCCGTCATCCGGCTCGCCGACCTTGACGTACAGCAGCACCGACAGCCACACCATCGACATGGATACCAGCAGGTGAATCGCCACCGTCCACCACAGCAGCCCGGTGCGCACCGTGATGCCACCGATTACCGCCTGCACCACCGTCGACACGGGCATCAGCCACGCGTAGGCCAGCACCTGGTTCCGCCGGCGGGCCCGGTAGACCGCCAGCACGGCCAGCGCCGCGGTGACCACCACCGCGAGGCTGAACATCCGGTTGCCGAACTCGACGGCCTGATGCACCCGCGGCACCTCGGCGACGGCGACCGGGACGAAACTGCCCGGGAAACACTGCGGCCAAGTGGGGCAACCCAATCCCGATGC
The DNA window shown above is from Mycobacterium sp. Aquia_216 and carries:
- a CDS encoding COX15/CtaA family protein — its product is MAYDRAVVRRVLMRLVGLLPDPSLRVQRIIAATVIVSQGGIAVTGSIVRVTASGLGCPTWPQCFPGSFVPVAVAEVPRVHQAVEFGNRMFSLAVVVTAALAVLAVYRARRRNQVLAYAWLMPVSTVVQAVIGGITVRTGLLWWTVAIHLLVSMSMVWLSVLLYVKVGEPDDGVVHERVAKPLRLLTALTGMNLAVVLVTGTLVTAAGPHAGDRSPSRTVPRLKVEITTLVHMHSSLLVAYLALTVGLGFGLLAVGATRAIVVRLGVLLGLLCAQAAVGTTQYFTGVPAALVAVHVAGAAACTAATAALWASMRERAKPEPLAG